In Sphingomonas crocodyli, one genomic interval encodes:
- a CDS encoding DoxX family protein yields the protein MDIRPEGSSTRVPNLARITIAPIFLFIGMIHLLRPGFFAAMMPPSIPAPHAVIIATGLAELAGAIGLFLPRTRSIAGVMLALYAVCVYPVDINHAVHDLSTGTGAGWLYHYPRLFAQPLICWWALVAGKVGFSLHR from the coding sequence ATGGACATCCGACCAGAGGGATCTTCGACGCGGGTACCCAATCTCGCGCGCATCACTATCGCGCCAATCTTCCTTTTCATCGGCATGATCCATTTGCTGCGCCCCGGGTTCTTTGCGGCGATGATGCCACCCTCGATACCTGCGCCGCACGCGGTGATCATCGCGACCGGTCTCGCTGAATTAGCAGGTGCTATCGGATTGTTCCTGCCGCGTACCCGGTCGATCGCAGGGGTGATGCTCGCCCTCTACGCTGTTTGCGTTTACCCGGTGGACATCAATCACGCGGTGCACGACCTATCCACCGGGACGGGCGCGGGATGGCTTTACCACTATCCTCGCTTGTTCGCGCAGCCCTTGATCTGCTGGTGGGCGCTTGTTGCAGGAAAGGTGGGCTTCTCACTGCACCGATGA
- a CDS encoding epoxide hydrolase family protein yields the protein MMSLVQHDAIQPLRLAVPQQQLDDLAARLDMTRWPDRETGEGWFQGVPLDEMKALCNHWRHHYDWRRCEAEINRRGSSTTTIDGLAIHFLHIRSAEPSATPLLLTHGWPGSIVEFLKVIDALADPVRHGGEAADAFHLVIPSIPGYGFSDKPRERGWNIERIARAWAVLMERLGYADYIAQGGDWGAGISQAMGAQAPAGLAAIHLNLPLGFPSEAERGALDPAETAVIAQFTDHQLYNRAYSEVQRTKPQSLGYGLADSPVAQAAWIYEKFFLWTDCGGHPTHVLHYDEILDNIMLYWLTNSGTSAARLYHESSTNFAGHQVTIPVGVSSFPKEILRSTRKWTERLYPRFVSWTEPARGGHFAAFEQPDLFVDELRRFRTALATHLS from the coding sequence ATGATGTCCCTGGTTCAACATGACGCGATCCAACCCTTGCGGCTTGCCGTGCCGCAACAGCAGCTCGACGACCTCGCGGCACGGCTGGATATGACACGCTGGCCCGATCGCGAAACTGGCGAAGGCTGGTTCCAGGGGGTGCCGCTCGACGAGATGAAAGCGCTCTGCAACCATTGGCGCCACCATTATGACTGGCGGCGGTGCGAAGCCGAGATCAATCGCCGAGGTTCGTCGACCACCACGATTGACGGCTTGGCGATCCATTTCCTCCATATCCGCTCGGCCGAGCCCAGCGCGACGCCCCTCCTGCTCACCCACGGCTGGCCCGGATCGATCGTCGAGTTCCTCAAGGTAATCGACGCGCTCGCAGATCCCGTGCGCCACGGCGGCGAGGCCGCGGACGCCTTTCACCTCGTGATCCCGAGCATCCCGGGATACGGTTTTTCCGACAAGCCGCGCGAGCGCGGCTGGAATATCGAGCGCATCGCGCGCGCCTGGGCGGTCCTTATGGAGCGGCTTGGTTATGCCGACTATATCGCTCAGGGCGGTGACTGGGGCGCGGGGATTTCGCAGGCGATGGGCGCGCAGGCGCCTGCCGGGCTCGCCGCGATCCATCTCAATCTGCCGCTCGGCTTCCCGAGCGAAGCCGAGCGCGGCGCGCTCGACCCGGCCGAGACCGCGGTCATAGCGCAATTCACCGACCATCAGCTCTACAACCGTGCCTATTCGGAGGTGCAGCGGACGAAGCCGCAGTCGCTCGGCTACGGTCTTGCCGACAGCCCGGTGGCGCAGGCGGCCTGGATCTACGAGAAATTTTTTCTGTGGACCGACTGCGGCGGCCATCCGACCCATGTGCTGCATTATGATGAAATCCTCGACAACATCATGCTCTACTGGCTGACCAACAGCGGCACGAGCGCGGCGCGGCTCTATCATGAGAGTTCGACCAATTTCGCGGGCCACCAGGTCACTATCCCGGTGGGCGTGTCGAGTTTCCCGAAAGAGATATTGCGCTCGACGCGCAAATGGACCGAGCGGCTCTATCCGCGCTTCGTCAGCTGGACCGAGCCGGCGCGCGGCGGCCATTTCGCGGCGTTCGAACAGCCTGACCTGTTCGTCGACGAGCTGCGCCGCTTCCGCACCGCGCTGGCGACGCACCTGTCGTAA
- a CDS encoding DUF2147 domain-containing protein, producing MRHFTVTIALCLAAAPLAAATSAPKPIMGDWITDGGKSIVRIQGCGANMCGRIVKILKPDPAAPKTDTNNPDPALRARPLAALQILTDFVPDSAKWIGSIYDPRSGRTYKSKASLLPDNTLQVEGCIAFFCQGQVWTRAPS from the coding sequence TTGAGACACTTCACCGTGACGATCGCCCTTTGCCTCGCCGCTGCGCCGCTGGCCGCCGCGACGTCCGCGCCAAAGCCGATCATGGGCGACTGGATCACCGACGGCGGTAAATCGATTGTGCGGATCCAAGGCTGCGGCGCCAACATGTGCGGGCGCATCGTCAAGATCCTGAAACCCGATCCGGCGGCGCCCAAGACTGACACCAACAATCCCGATCCGGCGCTGCGCGCCCGGCCGCTGGCAGCGCTTCAGATCCTGACCGATTTCGTCCCCGATAGCGCGAAGTGGATCGGCTCGATCTACGATCCCCGATCGGGTCGGACCTACAAGAGCAAGGCGAGCCTGCTCCCCGACAACACGCTCCAGGTCGAAGGCTGCATCGCCTTCTTCTGTCAGGGCCAGGTCTGGACCCGCGCCCCCTCATGA
- a CDS encoding chromate resistance protein ChrB domain-containing protein, whose protein sequence is MPAYNAIAASKLDRLVGTPAAPLIIDLRDQPREIIPGSIPRSPDNALDWADPVDQPILLVDADGAGPAAAVAALLRSDGRAAEILDGGFEAWRSAGGITVCLDHLPPRHDDGGTWWVTRARPKIDRIACPWLIRRFVDPQARFLYVSPGDVLSVAVSQGAEPFDLSDDRVFWSHRDGRCTFDLMIEAFGLDTHEPLTRLAAIVRGADTDTLDIAPEAAGLLAISLGLSRSFSDDHAQLEAGMAVYDALYRWSRDAQGEKHDWTSHQPARARS, encoded by the coding sequence ATGCCTGCCTATAACGCCATTGCGGCCAGCAAGCTCGACCGCCTCGTCGGCACCCCTGCCGCCCCTTTGATCATCGATCTGCGCGATCAGCCGCGTGAGATCATCCCCGGATCGATCCCGCGATCCCCCGACAATGCGCTCGACTGGGCCGATCCGGTCGATCAGCCGATCCTGCTGGTCGATGCCGACGGCGCCGGGCCGGCCGCCGCGGTCGCCGCCCTGCTGCGCAGCGACGGGCGGGCGGCTGAGATCCTCGACGGCGGGTTCGAAGCGTGGCGAAGTGCGGGCGGGATAACCGTCTGCCTCGATCACCTGCCGCCGCGCCACGACGATGGCGGCACATGGTGGGTGACGCGCGCGCGGCCGAAGATCGATCGCATCGCTTGCCCCTGGCTGATCCGCCGCTTCGTCGATCCCCAGGCGCGCTTCCTCTACGTCTCGCCCGGCGACGTGCTGAGCGTTGCGGTGTCGCAGGGGGCGGAGCCGTTCGACCTGTCCGACGACCGTGTTTTCTGGAGCCACCGCGACGGGCGCTGCACCTTCGACCTGATGATCGAGGCGTTCGGGCTCGACACGCATGAGCCGCTGACCCGGCTCGCCGCGATCGTGCGCGGGGCGGACACCGACACACTCGATATCGCGCCCGAGGCGGCGGGACTGCTCGCCATCTCGCTGGGCCTGTCGCGCAGCTTCAGCGACGATCATGCGCAGCTCGAAGCGGGCATGGCCGTCTATGACGCGCTCTACCGCTGGTCCCGCGATGCGCAGGGCGAAAAGCACGACTGGACATCGCACCAGCCCGCCCGCGCGCGTTCGTAA
- the chrA gene encoding chromate efflux transporter produces MADIERGATAPARPAPVTWGQAFWVWLRIALLSFGGPAGQIAVMHRILVEEKRWIGEHRFLHALNYCMLLPGPEAQQLATYIGWLMHRTKGGVIAGTLFVLPGAIAIMALSWIYVLFGQIGIVSALFFGLKAAVLAVVVQAVLRIGGRALKTMASRMLAAAAFVLIFFVGAPFPLIVLGAGLIGWLAGRRGAGLFAGGSGHGPAGGEIVPDAETLLGEELPDHANPSWRETARTAIVWLALWLIPVAALIALLGPDDVFSRIATFFSKMAMVTFGGAYAVLAYVAQQAVDHYGWLGPKEMLDGLGMAETTPGPLIMVLQFVGFLGAYRDPGALSPLVAGTLGGLLATWVTFMPCFAWIFLGAPFVERLRGNAAIAAALSAITAAVVGVVLNLAMWFALHTLFRETAPLALGPIRFDAPVLESLDPAAFVLSLGALHAIFVLRWSVIATLAVTSVAGVALHFVDLLNI; encoded by the coding sequence ATGGCTGACATCGAAAGGGGCGCCACCGCGCCCGCACGCCCCGCGCCGGTGACGTGGGGCCAAGCCTTCTGGGTCTGGCTGCGGATCGCCCTGCTCTCCTTCGGCGGCCCCGCCGGGCAGATCGCGGTTATGCACCGCATCCTGGTCGAGGAGAAACGCTGGATCGGGGAGCATCGCTTCCTCCATGCTCTCAATTACTGCATGCTCCTGCCCGGCCCGGAGGCGCAGCAGCTGGCGACCTATATCGGCTGGCTGATGCACCGGACGAAGGGCGGCGTGATCGCGGGCACCCTGTTCGTCCTGCCCGGCGCGATCGCGATCATGGCGCTGAGCTGGATCTACGTCCTTTTCGGGCAAATCGGCATCGTCTCGGCGCTGTTCTTCGGGCTGAAGGCGGCGGTTCTTGCGGTGGTGGTGCAGGCGGTCCTGCGGATCGGCGGTCGCGCGCTGAAGACGATGGCGTCGCGTATGCTCGCGGCGGCGGCCTTCGTCCTGATCTTCTTCGTCGGGGCACCCTTCCCGCTGATCGTGCTGGGTGCGGGCCTGATCGGCTGGCTGGCGGGTCGACGGGGAGCAGGATTGTTCGCGGGCGGCAGCGGGCATGGTCCTGCGGGCGGCGAGATCGTGCCGGACGCCGAAACCCTGCTGGGCGAGGAATTGCCCGACCATGCCAATCCGTCGTGGCGCGAAACCGCACGGACCGCGATCGTCTGGCTCGCTTTGTGGCTGATCCCGGTCGCCGCGCTGATCGCGCTGCTCGGCCCCGACGACGTGTTTAGTCGGATCGCCACCTTCTTCTCGAAAATGGCGATGGTGACGTTCGGCGGCGCCTATGCGGTGCTGGCCTATGTCGCGCAGCAGGCGGTCGATCATTATGGCTGGCTGGGGCCGAAAGAGATGCTCGATGGCCTCGGCATGGCGGAGACGACGCCAGGGCCGCTGATCATGGTGCTCCAGTTCGTAGGCTTCCTCGGCGCCTATCGCGATCCGGGCGCGCTGTCGCCGCTGGTGGCGGGGACGCTGGGCGGGTTACTGGCGACCTGGGTGACGTTCATGCCCTGCTTCGCTTGGATTTTCCTAGGCGCGCCCTTCGTCGAACGGTTGCGCGGCAATGCCGCCATCGCCGCCGCCCTCTCCGCGATCACGGCGGCAGTGGTCGGCGTGGTGCTGAACCTCGCCATGTGGTTCGCGCTGCATACGCTGTTCCGTGAGACCGCGCCGCTCGCACTGGGGCCGATCCGCTTCGACGCGCCGGTGCTGGAGAGCCTCGATCCCGCCGCCTTCGTCCTCTCGCTGGGTGCGCTCCATGCGATCTTCGTGCTGAGGTGGAGCGTGATCGCCACCCTTGCCGTCACGTCGGTCGCGGGCGTCGCGCTCCACTTTGTCGACTTGTTGAATATTTGA
- a CDS encoding ArsR/SmtB family transcription factor: MDQDLAIAALAALAHSTRLNAFRLLVRHEPDGLPTGALVEASGLTQSTFSTHLAVLAKAGLVIAERQGRQQIQRANIDMLRALMTFLAKDCCQGRAELCEPLLADLACC, translated from the coding sequence ATGGATCAGGACTTGGCAATTGCTGCGCTCGCGGCTCTGGCACACTCAACCCGGCTCAACGCCTTCCGCTTGCTTGTTCGGCACGAGCCGGACGGTTTGCCGACAGGTGCGCTGGTCGAGGCAAGTGGGCTAACGCAAAGCACCTTCTCAACCCATCTTGCTGTGCTTGCTAAAGCCGGGCTGGTGATCGCCGAGCGGCAGGGCCGACAGCAGATCCAGCGCGCCAACATTGACATGCTTCGCGCCTTGATGACCTTCCTTGCCAAGGATTGCTGTCAGGGCCGCGCCGAACTCTGCGAGCCCTTGCTCGCCGACCTCGCCTGCTGCTGA
- the arsC gene encoding arsenate reductase (glutaredoxin) (This arsenate reductase requires both glutathione and glutaredoxin to convert arsenate to arsenite, after which the efflux transporter formed by ArsA and ArsB can extrude the arsenite from the cell, providing resistance.), whose amino-acid sequence MTEIVIYHNPDCGTSRNALELIRNSGVEPHVIEYLKTPPSRALLVEMIERAGMTPRDLLREKGTPYAELGLDDQTLSDEALIDAMLEHPILINRPLIVTPLGVKLCRPSEAVLHILPDAQRGAFAKEDGEQVVDAAGQRVSGT is encoded by the coding sequence GTGACCGAAATCGTCATCTACCATAATCCGGACTGCGGAACGTCGCGCAACGCGCTCGAGCTGATCCGCAATAGCGGCGTCGAGCCCCACGTGATCGAGTACCTGAAGACGCCGCCATCGCGCGCCCTGCTCGTCGAGATGATCGAACGCGCCGGAATGACGCCCCGCGATCTGCTCCGGGAGAAGGGCACGCCCTACGCCGAGCTTGGCCTCGACGATCAAACCCTGAGCGACGAGGCGCTGATCGACGCGATGCTGGAACATCCGATCCTCATCAACCGACCGCTCATCGTGACTCCGCTCGGTGTGAAACTATGCCGTCCGTCCGAAGCGGTGCTCCACATTCTGCCGGACGCGCAACGCGGCGCCTTCGCCAAAGAAGACGGCGAACAGGTCGTCGACGCAGCCGGCCAGCGTGTCAGCGGGACGTGA
- the arsH gene encoding arsenical resistance protein ArsH: protein MNRVRALSSPKYLPALDRSFVIDRPALGLGADQPPPRILLLYGSLRQRSFSRLCVEEAARLLQLFGAETRIFDPSDLPLPEQAAGDDHPAVHELRELSLWSEGHVWCSPERHGQITGVMKAQIDHLPLAMGGMRPTQGRTLAVMQVSAGSQSFNSVNTLRLLGRWMRMFTIPNQSSVAMAYKEFGDDDRMRPSSYYERIVDVMEELVRMTVLMRPHVEQLVDRYSERKEAGIPAMREDHSAVAIGR from the coding sequence ATGAACCGCGTCCGCGCCCTATCCAGTCCCAAATATCTGCCGGCGCTCGACCGATCCTTCGTCATCGACCGGCCTGCGTTGGGTCTTGGTGCCGACCAGCCACCGCCACGCATCCTGCTGCTCTACGGTTCCCTCCGCCAGCGCTCCTTTTCGCGCCTCTGCGTCGAGGAGGCGGCCCGTTTGCTCCAGTTATTCGGCGCCGAGACCCGGATTTTCGATCCGTCTGACCTGCCGCTGCCTGAACAAGCGGCGGGCGACGACCACCCCGCCGTGCACGAGCTGCGCGAGCTCTCCCTGTGGAGCGAAGGGCATGTGTGGTGCAGCCCCGAGCGGCATGGCCAGATCACTGGCGTCATGAAGGCTCAGATCGACCACCTACCGTTGGCGATGGGCGGTATGCGCCCAACTCAAGGCCGCACACTCGCCGTCATGCAGGTGTCGGCCGGGTCGCAGTCCTTCAACAGCGTCAATACGCTACGCCTGCTCGGACGCTGGATGCGAATGTTCACGATCCCCAACCAGAGTTCGGTCGCCATGGCCTATAAGGAGTTTGGTGATGACGATCGGATGCGGCCTTCCAGCTATTATGAGCGGATCGTCGACGTGATGGAGGAACTCGTACGGATGACCGTGCTGATGCGCCCGCACGTCGAACAGCTCGTCGACCGCTACTCGGAGCGCAAGGAGGCCGGCATCCCGGCGATGCGCGAGGACCATTCGGCAGTCGCCATCGGACGTTAG